Proteins found in one Gemmatimonadota bacterium genomic segment:
- a CDS encoding tyrosine recombinase, with amino-acid sequence MEKLVSAFLDHLEIERNYSRHTRSAYAGDLGQFQSFLSEDGGADPPDPESIDKSVVRAFLHHLHREGFSRRTIARRFAAVRSFFHYLCREGIVSSNPCVYLTTPKWDRHLPRFLDKSQVEALLGQPDRSRLLGLRDVVILELLYGAGMRLSELVGLDVGAIEMTEERIRVIGKGDRERIVPLGGPALSALAAYMDVRPMLIKTGREDTAALLLNQHGRRLTGRGVQYILGRYGLRISQQGLTPHMLRHTTATHLLDAGADLMAVKELLGHERLSTTQVYTHVALDRLRKTYEEAHPRA; translated from the coding sequence ATGGAGAAACTGGTCAGCGCATTTCTCGATCATCTCGAGATCGAGCGCAATTACTCCCGGCATACCCGGTCGGCCTATGCCGGCGACCTGGGCCAATTCCAGTCTTTCCTCTCCGAAGACGGCGGCGCCGATCCGCCGGACCCGGAGTCCATCGACAAGTCCGTGGTGCGGGCGTTCCTTCACCACCTGCACCGGGAAGGCTTCAGCAGGCGGACCATCGCGCGCCGTTTCGCGGCCGTGCGGTCCTTCTTCCATTATCTCTGCCGGGAAGGGATCGTTTCCTCCAACCCGTGCGTCTACCTGACCACGCCGAAATGGGACCGACACCTGCCCCGGTTCCTGGACAAAAGCCAGGTGGAAGCCCTGCTCGGCCAGCCCGACCGGAGTCGGCTACTCGGGCTGCGGGACGTGGTCATCCTGGAACTGCTTTACGGAGCGGGCATGCGGTTGTCGGAGCTCGTAGGACTCGACGTCGGCGCGATCGAAATGACGGAGGAACGGATCCGCGTGATCGGGAAGGGGGACCGGGAACGCATCGTGCCGCTGGGCGGGCCCGCGTTGTCCGCGCTGGCGGCCTATATGGACGTCCGTCCCATGCTGATCAAAACGGGGCGGGAAGATACGGCGGCACTCCTGCTGAATCAACACGGCCGCAGGCTGACGGGCCGCGGGGTCCAGTACATCCTGGGGAGATACGGTCTCCGGATCAGCCAGCAGGGATTGACGCCCCACATGCTCCGCCATACGACCGCTACGCACCTGCTCGACGCCGGAGCGGACCTGATGGCGGTCAAGGAACTGCTCGGCCATGAACGGCTTTCGACCACGCAGGTCTATACCCACGTCGCCCTCGACCGCCTCAGGAAAACGTACGAAGAGGCGCATCCCCGCGCCTGA
- a CDS encoding phytanoyl-CoA dioxygenase family protein: MNNGKSALDLREAVGTLKTQGIVTVEGVFSAEEMNAFRGLLDRTIAEASRVAEYKGRPTDKLLGKSKDTVWLLWELYAVCEGGLRFSRHPAIVSVLERALGEPVKHASIGTMFDKVAGGDAEIGWHQDTFFIVDPPRDLDLSGHWNQFGHIHIRPADIDWKEDLFQKTIIVRINVDPQTIENGAMKVLPGSYLEGPLELKGGPEAYVASHEHEAIDCTAGEGSVTFYYPTMLHSSEVSTAPPGVHRRAAAHRVRAESLQIPGWDWPSDWPEGTERIRPETGFDLDPFA, from the coding sequence ATGAATAACGGCAAAAGCGCTCTGGACCTGCGGGAAGCGGTGGGCACGCTGAAGACGCAGGGCATCGTGACCGTCGAAGGCGTATTCTCCGCGGAAGAGATGAATGCGTTCCGCGGACTGCTGGACCGGACCATCGCGGAGGCGAGCCGCGTAGCGGAATACAAGGGTCGACCGACCGACAAGCTCCTCGGGAAGTCGAAGGACACGGTCTGGCTGCTGTGGGAACTCTACGCCGTGTGCGAAGGCGGACTCCGGTTCTCCCGGCATCCCGCCATCGTCAGCGTGCTGGAACGCGCCCTGGGCGAGCCGGTCAAACACGCCAGCATCGGTACCATGTTCGACAAGGTGGCCGGCGGCGACGCGGAGATCGGATGGCACCAGGACACCTTCTTCATCGTGGACCCGCCCCGGGACCTCGATCTTTCCGGCCACTGGAACCAGTTTGGCCACATACACATCAGGCCGGCCGACATAGATTGGAAGGAAGACCTTTTCCAGAAGACCATCATCGTCCGCATCAACGTGGACCCTCAGACCATCGAGAACGGCGCCATGAAGGTCCTCCCCGGCTCCTATCTCGAAGGACCTCTTGAACTGAAGGGCGGACCCGAGGCCTATGTCGCAAGCCACGAGCACGAGGCCATCGACTGCACGGCGGGCGAGGGAAGCGTCACCTTCTACTATCCCACCATGCTCCACAGTTCGGAGGTCAGTACGGCGCCGCCCGGCGTGCATCGGCGGGCCGCCGCCCATCGGGTTCGCGCGGAAAGCCTGCAGATCCCCGGCTGGGACTGGCCCTCGGACTGGCCCGAAGGCACAGAACGGATCCGGCCGGAAACGGGATTCGATCTGGATCCCTTCGCCTGA